The segment CCCGCGTTGTCACGGGCGGTGAGCGGGACAACGCGTTCGTGACGCCGGCCGTCATCGCCGGGCCGCCGGAGGAGGTCCGGCTGTGGCGCGAGGAGGCGTTCGCGCCGGTACTCTGCGTCCGCAGTTTCCGGACCTTCGACGAGGCGATCGACTCCGTCAACCGGTCCCGCTTCGGGCTGCAGGCGGGGGTCTACACGGAGCGATGGGACGAGGCTCTCGAGGCGTCCCGGAGGATCCGTGCGGGCGGCGTCATGATCAACGACGTACCGACCTTCCGGGTGGACCTCATGCCGTACGGCGGGGAGAAGGACAGCGGTCTGGGCCGGGAGGGGCCGCGGTACGCCGTGCGGGAGATGAGCGAGCTCAGGACGGTCGCCTTCCGCGGCGGGGACCGCTAGGAGCCCCGTGAGTCCCGGTCGGTCGCGGCGGCGAACCGCGGGTGGTCCCGTGCGGGGCGGCAGCGACTCCGGCCGGCGAGGCCGCACGACCGGCTCTTTCGGCTTGACAGTGGCCCGCGTGTCCCGTATCTTCAGGGGACGAGGCGGGACGTCCCCGCGAACGGCGGGGTATGTCGCGAACGGGCGATTAGCTCAGATGGTTAGAGTGCTTGCTTGACATGCAAGAGGTCACTGGTTCGAATCCAGTATCGCCCACCACTCGGACCCGCCCGCGGACCGGCCGCGCGACGGACCGGCCGCGACACGCTCGAACGGCGCGCCCGCGATGGGGCGCCCGGCGGGCGTCACAGATGAATGAGAAGAAGAAGCGGCACGCTTCTCACCTCAAGGACTCCCGCGAGAAGGGGAGACCCGAAGAGGTTGAACGTTTGATATCGGGCACAGGGACGTCCTGATGCCCGATGAACGGGATGTGCCGCAGCGCGCATCCCGTTCTTTGCATGAGGTTGTCGCGGACGCGGCAGAGGGAAGGAGGGACGGTGGCAATAAGGAGCCCGCGCGTCAATCGCCGGATCCGCATTCCGCAGGTTCGAGTCATCGATGCTGACGGAGCGCAGATCGGCATTATGCAGACGTCGGAGGCGCTCGCACTTGCGCAGGAACGCGGCCTGGACCTCGTCGAGGTGTCGCCGAAGGCCCGGCCGCCCGTGTGCAAGATCATGGACTACGGGAAGTACATGTACCAGCTCAAGAAGCGCGCGAAGGAGGCGAAGAAGCGGCAGCACGTGACCCAGGTCAAAGAGGTCAAGATGCGGCCCAAGATCGAGCCTCACGATTACGACTTCAAGTGCCGGCACGCGCGCGAGTTCTTCGAAGATGGGGACAAGGTCAAGTTCACCATCATCTTCCGCGGCCGGGAGCTGGCGCACAAGGAACTGGGAAGGCGCGTCCTCGAGCGTGTGGCGGAGACGCTCGACGACGTCGCGCATGTCGAGGTACCGATCCGTTCGGAGGGGCGCAGCATGACGATGGTCATGGCGCCGGCCTCCGGGCAGAAGAACAAGGAACGTGGGAGCTGAGAACATGCCGAAGATCAAGACACACAGAGGAGCGGCGAAGCGGTTCAAGCGGACGGGCAAAGGCAAGCTCCGACGCTTCAAGGCGTACCGCGGCCACTTCTTCATCAGGAAGAGCTCGAAGCAGAAGCGTGCGCTTCGTCGGCCGGAGTACATCGATGCCGCCGACCGGAAGCGCATCGAACGTCTGCTGCCTCGCTAGGCGGCGCCATCGCAAGAAAGGACGAGGAGAACCATGTCCAGGTCGAGAGGGGCTTCGTCTTCGAGGCGGAGACGCAAGAAGATACTGAAGGCAGCAAAGGGCTACCGCGGCGGCCGGAGCAAACTGATCCGGACCGCCAGAGAGACCGTCCACAGGGCCGGGCAGTACGCTTACCGCGACAGGCGGGCCAGGAAGCGGGACATGCGTCGTCTGTGGATCATCCGCATCAACGCCGGCGCGAGGCTTCACGGTCTCTCGTACAGCCGCTTCATGCACGGTCTGAAGGAGGCGAACGTCGAGGTCGACCGGAAGATGCTCGCCGACATGGCCGTGCACGACGCTGACGGTTTCGCCCGTCTCGTCGAGGTGGCGAAGGACAGTCTGGAGTAGGATCGACCGCGGAGGTCGCCCTTGATCGAGCGGCTGAAGGAACTGGCCGAGGAGGCGCGCCGGCGGATCGCCGACGCAGCCGACGAACGCGAGCTCGAGGAAGCCCGCGTGGCGTGTCTCGGCAGGAAGAGCGAGATCAACCAGGCCGCGCGCGGACTCGGCAAGCTGCCCGAGGACGAACGGCGCGAGGCAGGGAAGGCCCTCAATCAGCTCAAGGCCGAGCTGGAGGGCCTCCTCGAGGAGGCCCGCGAGCGGATCAGCTCGGGCGGCGACTCGGAGCGTGCAGGTCTCGATGTCACGCTCCCCGGCCGCGCGCCGTGGGTGGGGCGACGACATCCCCTGAAGCGCACCTTCGAACGGCTCGAGCGGATCTTCCTCGGCCTCGGCTTCCAGGTGGCGGAGGGGCCGCACGTCGAGGACGAGTTCCACAATTTCGACGCGCTCAACATCCCCGCGGAGCATCCCTCCCGGGACGCCTGGGACACCTTCTATCTCGAGGGCGGCATGCTCCTGCGTACGCACACCTCTCCGGTGCAGATCCGCGAGATGCAGTCGAGACGACCGCCGATCCGCATCATAGCCCCCGGGCGCGTGTTCAGGAACGAGACGCCGGACGCGTCGCACGCCGCGGAGTTCTACCAGCTCGAGGGACTCGCCGTGGGGTCCGACATCCGGTTCGGCGAGCTCAAGGGGGTTCTGACGAGCTTCCTGCACGAGCTCTTCGGACCGGACGTCGGCGTCCGTTTTCGGGCCGGCTTCTTCCCGTTCACAGAGCCTTCTACAGAGGTCGACATCGCGTGCGTCGTCTGCGGGGGAGACGGCTGTCCCGTCTGCAAGCGCACGGGCTGGGTCGAGCTCCTCGGCGCCGGCATGGTCGACCCCCGCGTCTTCGAGGCGGTCGGCTACGATCCGGACGAGGTGTC is part of the Candidatus Effluviviaceae Genus V sp. genome and harbors:
- the rpmI gene encoding 50S ribosomal protein L35 produces the protein MPKIKTHRGAAKRFKRTGKGKLRRFKAYRGHFFIRKSSKQKRALRRPEYIDAADRKRIERLLPR
- the rplT gene encoding 50S ribosomal protein L20; translated protein: MSRSRGASSSRRRRKKILKAAKGYRGGRSKLIRTARETVHRAGQYAYRDRRARKRDMRRLWIIRINAGARLHGLSYSRFMHGLKEANVEVDRKMLADMAVHDADGFARLVEVAKDSLE
- a CDS encoding translation initiation factor IF-3, which translates into the protein MRLSRTRQREGGTVAIRSPRVNRRIRIPQVRVIDADGAQIGIMQTSEALALAQERGLDLVEVSPKARPPVCKIMDYGKYMYQLKKRAKEAKKRQHVTQVKEVKMRPKIEPHDYDFKCRHAREFFEDGDKVKFTIIFRGRELAHKELGRRVLERVAETLDDVAHVEVPIRSEGRSMTMVMAPASGQKNKERGS
- the pheS gene encoding phenylalanine--tRNA ligase subunit alpha → MIERLKELAEEARRRIADAADERELEEARVACLGRKSEINQAARGLGKLPEDERREAGKALNQLKAELEGLLEEARERISSGGDSERAGLDVTLPGRAPWVGRRHPLKRTFERLERIFLGLGFQVAEGPHVEDEFHNFDALNIPAEHPSRDAWDTFYLEGGMLLRTHTSPVQIREMQSRRPPIRIIAPGRVFRNETPDASHAAEFYQLEGLAVGSDIRFGELKGVLTSFLHELFGPDVGVRFRAGFFPFTEPSTEVDIACVVCGGDGCPVCKRTGWVELLGAGMVDPRVFEAVGYDPDEVSGYAFGLGVDRICMMLSGMDDIRLLLENDIRFLRTV